In Myripristis murdjan chromosome 2, fMyrMur1.1, whole genome shotgun sequence, a genomic segment contains:
- the LOC115375102 gene encoding microtubule-associated protein 2-like isoform X11 — translation MADGQQPEGHWAANGQENGENGYSSYRSAYRENGYHGEAAVHPGAAVDDSANLPPSPPPSPSAEQIGPVAQDEKVVVVSTPSEEEQQEDEEEAPEELLSYHQEVTYGQQGDMLLEQADFITEPQALACQQAQTPEVLNGGSHQAEQGSPSQEEGPEECISKPSCEPSMKEDEPQQAPQDQVSHTVDKTPEGVEHVLAESSSVTMSPLKQPDKQDTGKMIEEVPESHLLVESKAIAEKQPSLGEEGLHLHAEDRERHILQSKPETSKSDSEDKFVTIERMQKEGPDSGSDIQLHETPPQTDVNKGDQRQVTFKPSSEPGIEPTVTADTLTEDESRAKAYFETSTQNREEEPSQTQSYYELSTVTETKLSQEKTVNSLNVESRHQTLDQVSSKVTSESIIQKQEEHSEGKVGLSPGKMSLEQRSLSLNVTVGSLAGQTTVGGKSSSISAILCPISGSFDESTAVPPTPSVESHSPKIPPALSVTPTFTESPEDISTKTERDGLPSPKHTFEQTSGLSEMLDLAGALPRRSLEKREMDHRRKSVPANVSALVGSSLAKLALGEQTPRVMEGESQLEELGYCVFSEYSGPMPSPADLPSPGHSPHQHFPSVESEGEEELGAIKAKDDQKVAMKQPDQKEVVTDISQKIVVEKKEVLGAPVKSTMMLERAVTTGMKPDRLRIPVTSKDRLSEFRLESGLPDDIKIQAIPEVEVEKDPSREASPIPPDNSFTFSTSGIGGKGSLTPTTPKSPDDASSEFHVTGEGTKTVMSDVKAEKDLESENINNKQSESNKEMKKCDCDHQIRTGEESEVAKMDESSGKSLEKEREKCQSEHGITGTFEETETGTQEASKAGQHPLIEKPTVEKDAQNQLGEINQKGPVIPPVSSPVIIIPQAQVEEEAEEEDYVEIAEEPQEIMEESEESVLPKEQAHECLLREEAKEGKTKEEVRLVEGIQMTEDEPKSGAEESSHSGQISNEGEPDTDSSHLSACSDHDLPQLPLERGKNEEMKEDRVVDKPQKAKEGEKKEEDERQGQVEEEDKEKEVESAKSDEEKEEREKMDDKDSEERTQEEGYREEESKDIEIGEEVEETSCMLSQTSQTANDETTMDVSISGWMDSQDDDISVMTEKIEALPQTQSPTSTPVVDRPAKRAPGREKGRCDTTESKVSRKVPSHHPRDEMKKRKVGMRRAEQNKVSALQSRSPSRKSVVKAAARQPRPALLHGSARRKATGMEGHQPLSVANQSRERPTERAYRSPEKRSSLPRPAKSLTRHIPAAEQEDSSTPRRPTCTDSARSRSVRSGASTPGSTAVTPGTPPSYSCRTPGSRTPGSHTPKSFSLLQEKKIAVIRTPPKSPSSAQKQLKVLNQPLPDLKNVKSKIGSTSNLKHQPKGGQIQILNEKLDFSHVQSKCGSKDNLKHSPRGGNVFIPSVKLDYSHVQSKCGSLDKIQHHAGGGHVQIQSKKIDVSHVTAKCGSMSNIHHRPGGGHVRIENVKLDFKEKAHAKVGSMDNASHVPGGGNIMIESHKLMFRETAKARVDHGAEIVVTHSPGGETGGNSPRLSSAGSINLLESPQLSTLAQDVTAALAKQGL, via the exons ATGGCAGACGGTCAGCAGCCAGAGGGCCACTGGGCCGCCAATGGCCAAGAGAATGGCGAGAATGGCTACTCCTCGTACAGGTCAGCTTACAGGGAGAATGGATACCACGGTGAGGCGGCTGTGCACCCTGGGGCGGCAG tGGATGACTCAGCCAAtctgcctccctcccctcccccctctccatccGCTGAGCAGATCGGGCCTGTGGCACAAG ACGAGAAAGTAGTGGTTGTCAGCACTCCctctgaggaggagcagcaggaggatgaggaggaggctcCAGAGGAGCTTCTCAGTTACCACCAAGAAGTAACATATGGGCAGCAAGGAGACATGCTCTTAGAGCAAGCAGATTTTATAACAGAGCCACAGGCTTTGGCTTGCCAGCAGGCCCAGACACCTGAGGTCCTCAATGGAGGAAGTCATCAAGCTGAACAGGGCAGCCCCTCACAggaagaaggt CCAGAAGAATGTATCAGTAAACCATCTTGTGAGCCTTCTATGAAAGAGGATGAACCCCAGCAGGCACCACAAGATCAAGTATCACACACAGTCGACAAAACACCTGAAGGAGTAGAACACGTCTTGGCTGAGTCTTCCTCAGTGACAATGTCTCCACTTAAGCAGCCAGACAAACAGGACACAGGGAAGATGATAGAAGAGGTACCTGAGAGTCATTTGCTCGTTGAGTCCAAAGCCATAGCAGAAAAACAGCCCTCACTTGGTGAAGAGGGCTTACACCTCCATGCAGAGGACCGAGAAAGACACATCTTACAGAGCAAACCAGAAACCTCTAAgagtgacagtgaggacaaaTTTGTGACAATTGAGAGAATGCAGAAAGAGGGCCCAGACAGTGGCAGTGACATTCAGTTGCATGAGACACCACCACAGACTGACGTGAACAAAGGTGATCAAAGGCAAGTTACTTTCAAACCAAGTTCAGAACCTGGCATAGAGCCAACTGTCACAGCAGATACATTAACTGAGGATGAGTCAAGAGCGAAAGCCTACTTTGAGACATCCACACAAAACCGTGAAGAGGagccatcacaaacacaaagttaCTATGAACTCAGTACGGTAACAGAGACTAAATTAAGCCAGGAGAAAACTGTTAACAGTTTAAATGTTGAATCAAGGCACCAGACCCTTGATCAGGTTAGCTCCAAAGTGACAAGTGAAAGCATTATACAGAAGCAAGAAGAACACTCAGAGGGAAAGGTTGGGCTGTCTCCTGGGAAAATGTCATTGGAACAGAGAAGCCTCTCCCTGAATGTTACTGTTGGGTCCTTGGCAGGGCAGACAACGGTGGGAGGTAAGTCAAGCAGCATCTCAGCTATCTTGTGTCCTATCAGTGGAAGTTTTGATGAATCAACAGCTGTTCCTCCAACACCATCAGTAGAAAGCCATTCACCCAAGATTCCTCCAGCTCTGTCCGTTACCCCAACCTTCACTGAATCTCCTGAAGATATCTCAaccaagacagaaagagatggatTACCCTCCCCCAAACACACTTTTGAACAAACAAGTGGTCTCTCTGAGATGTTGGACCTGGCAGGAGCCCTGCCTAGACGATCACTAGAAAAGAGGGAGATGGACCATAGACGAAAGTCTGTACCCGCCAATGTATCAGCTCTGGTGGGGAGTTCTTTGGCTAAACTTGCCCTGGGAGAACAGACGCCGAGAGTGATGGAAGGGGAAagccagctggaggagctgggctACTGTGTCTTCAGTGAGTACTCAGGGCCCATGCCCTCCCCTGCAGACCTCCCTAGTCCAGGGCACTCCCCTCATCAgcatttcccttcagtggagagtgagggggaggaggaactTGGAGCTATTAAAGCCAAAGATGATCAGAAAGTTGCAATGAAACAACCAGACCAAAAAGAAGTTGTCACTGACATTTCTCAGAAAATTGTGGTTGAGAAGAAGGAAGTTCTTGGAGCACCAGTGAAGTCTACTATGATGCTTGAAAGAGCTGTGACAACTGGCATGAAACCTGATCGCCTAAGGATCCCTGTGACCTCTAAAGACCGACTGTCTGAATTTCGTTTGGAGAGTGGTTTGCCCGATGACATCAAGATCCAAGCTATCCCTGAGGTAGAGGTGGAAAAGGACCCTTCCAGAGAGGCCTCTCCTATTCCACCAGACAATTCATTTACTTTTAGTACTAGCGGAATTGGAGGTAAGGGTTCCCTGACTCCCACCACCCCCAAGTCTCCAGATGATGCATCTTCAGAATTTCATGTCACTGGGGAGGGAACCAAGACTGTTATGTCTGATGTCAAAGCAGAAAAGGATCTAGAGTCTgagaatattaataataaacaGTCAGAGTCgaacaaagagatgaagaaatgTGACTGTGATCATCAAATCAGGACTGGTGAAGAATCAGAGGTAGCAAAAATGGATGAATCCTCAGGAAAGAGTTTAGAAAAAGAGCGCGAAAAGTGTCAAAGTGAGCATGGGATAACTGGAACATttgaagaaacagaaacaggaaccCAAGAGGCATCAAAAGCTGGTCAGCATCCTCTCATTGAGAAACCCACAGTTGAGAAAGATGCCCAAAACCAGTTAGGGGAGATCAATCAGAAAGGCCCTGTGATACCACCAGTATCTTCCCCAGTCATCATCATACCTCAAGCacaagtggaggaggaggcagaggaagaggactATGTTGAGATTGCTGAAGAGCCTCAAGAGATAATGGAGGAATCTGAAGAGTCTGTGCTTCCCAAGGAGCAAGCACACGAGTGTCTCCTCAGAGAGGAGGCgaaggagggaaaaacaaaagaggaggTGAGGCTAGTGGAAGGTATTCAGATGACTGAAGATGAGCCTAAGTCTGGAGCAGAAGAATCAAGTCACAGTGGACAAATCAGTAATGAGGGGGAACCTGATACAGACAgctctcacctgtctgcctgctctgACCACGATCTGCCACAGTTACCTCTGGAAAGAGGTAAAAATGAGGAGATGAAAGAGGACAGGGTAGTAGACAAGCCCCAAAAAGccaaggaaggagagaagaaagaggaggatgagaggcAAGGACAAGTAGAGGAAGAGGACAAGGAGAAGGAAGTTGAATCTGCCAAGTCagatgaagagaaagaagaaagggaaaagatGGATGATAAGGATAGCGAGGAAAGAACACAAGAGGAGGGTTATAGAGAAGAAGAGAGCAAAGACATTGAGATtggtgaggaggtggaggagaccTCTTGTATGCTCAGCCAGACCAGTCAGACAGCTAACGATGAAACCACCATGGATGTCTCCATCAGTGGCTGGATGGACTCACAAG ATGATGATATAAGTGTCATGACTGAGAAAATTGAAGCCCTTCCTCAGACCCAGAGTCCTACCAGTACACCTGTGGTGGACAGACCCGCTAAACGGGCCCCTGGCAGAGAGAAGGGCCGCTGTGACACCACTGAGAGTAAAGTGTCCCGCAAAGTGCCCAGCCACCATCCAAGAGACGAgatgaagaagagaaaag TGGGCATGAGGAGGGCTGAACAGAATAAGGTGTCAGCCCTCCAAAGTCGCTCTCCATCTCGAAAGAGTGTAGTCAAAGCGGCGGCCAGACAACCTAGGCCTGCTCTGCTTCACGGCTCTGCTAGACGCAAGGCCACAG GCATGGAGGGCCACCAGCCACTCAGTGTGGCCAACCAGTCCAGGGAGAGGCCCACT GAGAGAGCCTACCGCAGCCCAGAGAAGAGGTCATCCCTGCCCAGGCCAGCCAAATCTCTGACACGCCACATCCCTGCTGCTGAACAAGAGGACAGCAGCACCCCCCGCAGGCCAACAT GTACAGACTCTGCACGCTCCCGGTCGGTGCGTAGCGGTGCTTCCACCCCTGGCTCCACCGCCGTCACACCCGGCACTCCGCCCAGCTACTCCTGCCGCACTCCTGGATCGCGCACCCCTGGCAGCCATACGCCCAAGTCCTTCAGCCTCCTGCAGGAGAAGAAGATTGCGGTGATCCGGACCCCGCCAAAGTCACCCTCCTCTGCCCAGAAGCAGCTGAAGGTCCTCAATCAGCCCCTGCCCGACCTCAAGAATGTCAAGTCAAAGATCGGCTCCACCTCCAACTTAAAGCACCAGCCGAAAGGAGGACAG ATTCAAATTTTAAACGAGAAGCTGGACTTCAGTCATGTTCAGTCAAAGTGCGGCTCCAAGGATAATCTGAAGCACTCGCCCAGAGGAGGCAAT GTCTTTATTCCAAGCGTTAAACTGGACTATAGCCATGTTCAGTCTAAATGTGGCTCCCTGGACAAAATCCAGCACCATGCAGGCGGAGGACAT GTCCAAATCCAGTCCAAGAAGATAGATGTGAGCCATGTTACTGCCAAATGTGGCTCCATGTCCAACATTCACCACAGACCAG GTGGCGGTCATGTGCGTATAGAGAACGTGAAGCTGGACTTCAAAGAAAAGGCCCATGCCAAGGTTGGCTCCATGGACAATGCCAGCCATGTTCCTGGAGGGGGGAACATTAtg ATTGAGAGCCACAAGCTGATGTTCCGGGAAACGGCCAAGGCTCGAGTGGACCATGGTGCGGAAATCGTCGTCACCCACTCCCCTGGGGGTGAGACGGGGGGCAATTCCCCTCGCCTGTCCTCTGCCGGCAGCATCAACCTCCTGGAGTCTCCCCAGCTCTCCACGCTGGCCCAAGATGTCACCGCTGCCCTGGCCAAGCAGGGCTTATGA
- the LOC115375102 gene encoding microtubule-associated protein 2-like isoform X10: MKEDEPQQAPQDQVSHTVDKTPEGVEHVLAESSSVTMSPLKQPDKQDTGKMIEEVPESHLLVESKAIAEKQPSLGEEGLHLHAEDRERHILQSKPETSKSDSEDKFVTIERMQKEGPDSGSDIQLHETPPQTDVNKGDQRQVTFKPSSEPGIEPTVTADTLTEDESRAKAYFETSTQNREEEPSQTQSYYELSTVTETKLSQEKTVNSLNVESRHQTLDQVSSKVTSESIIQKQEEHSEGKVGLSPGKMSLEQRSLSLNVTVGSLAGQTTVGGKSSSISAILCPISGSFDESTAVPPTPSVESHSPKIPPALSVTPTFTESPEDISTKTERDGLPSPKHTFEQTSGLSEMLDLAGALPRRSLEKREMDHRRKSVPANVSALVGSSLAKLALGEQTPRVMEGESQLEELGYCVFSEYSGPMPSPADLPSPGHSPHQHFPSVESEGEEELGAIKAKDDQKVAMKQPDQKEVVTDISQKIVVEKKEVLGAPVKSTMMLERAVTTGMKPDRLRIPVTSKDRLSEFRLESGLPDDIKIQAIPEVEVEKDPSREASPIPPDNSFTFSTSGIGGKGSLTPTTPKSPDDASSEFHVTGEGTKTVMSDVKAEKDLESENINNKQSESNKEMKKCDCDHQIRTGEESEVAKMDESSGKSLEKEREKCQSEHGITGTFEETETGTQEASKAGQHPLIEKPTVEKDAQNQLGEINQKGPVIPPVSSPVIIIPQAQVEEEAEEEDYVEIAEEPQEIMEESEESVLPKEQAHECLLREEAKEGKTKEEVRLVEGIQMTEDEPKSGAEESSHSGQISNEGEPDTDSSHLSACSDHDLPQLPLERGKNEEMKEDRVVDKPQKAKEGEKKEEDERQGQVEEEDKEKEVESAKSDEEKEEREKMDDKDSEERTQEEGYREEESKDIEIGEEVEETSCMLSQTSQTANDETTMDVSISGWMDSQDDDISVMTEKIEALPQTQSPTSTPVVDRPAKRAPGREKGRCDTTESKVSRKVPSHHPRDEMKKRKVGMRRAEQNKVSALQSRSPSRKSVVKAAARQPRPALLHGSARRKATGMEGHQPLSVANQSRERPTERAYRSPEKRSSLPRPAKSLTRHIPAAEQEDSSTPRRPTSIRTESRADSKSGRAPSMAGTDSARSRSVRSGASTPGSTAVTPGTPPSYSCRTPGSRTPGSHTPKSFSLLQEKKIAVIRTPPKSPSSAQKQLKVLNQPLPDLKNVKSKIGSTSNLKHQPKGGQVFIPSVKLDYSHVQSKCGSLDKIQHHAGGGHVQIQSKKIDVSHVTAKCGSMSNIHHRPGGGHVRIENVKLDFKEKAHAKVGSMDNASHVPGGGNIMIESHKLMFRETAKARVDHGAEIVVTHSPGGETGGNSPRLSSAGSINLLESPQLSTLAQDVTAALAKQGL, from the exons ATGAAAGAGGATGAACCCCAGCAGGCACCACAAGATCAAGTATCACACACAGTCGACAAAACACCTGAAGGAGTAGAACACGTCTTGGCTGAGTCTTCCTCAGTGACAATGTCTCCACTTAAGCAGCCAGACAAACAGGACACAGGGAAGATGATAGAAGAGGTACCTGAGAGTCATTTGCTCGTTGAGTCCAAAGCCATAGCAGAAAAACAGCCCTCACTTGGTGAAGAGGGCTTACACCTCCATGCAGAGGACCGAGAAAGACACATCTTACAGAGCAAACCAGAAACCTCTAAgagtgacagtgaggacaaaTTTGTGACAATTGAGAGAATGCAGAAAGAGGGCCCAGACAGTGGCAGTGACATTCAGTTGCATGAGACACCACCACAGACTGACGTGAACAAAGGTGATCAAAGGCAAGTTACTTTCAAACCAAGTTCAGAACCTGGCATAGAGCCAACTGTCACAGCAGATACATTAACTGAGGATGAGTCAAGAGCGAAAGCCTACTTTGAGACATCCACACAAAACCGTGAAGAGGagccatcacaaacacaaagttaCTATGAACTCAGTACGGTAACAGAGACTAAATTAAGCCAGGAGAAAACTGTTAACAGTTTAAATGTTGAATCAAGGCACCAGACCCTTGATCAGGTTAGCTCCAAAGTGACAAGTGAAAGCATTATACAGAAGCAAGAAGAACACTCAGAGGGAAAGGTTGGGCTGTCTCCTGGGAAAATGTCATTGGAACAGAGAAGCCTCTCCCTGAATGTTACTGTTGGGTCCTTGGCAGGGCAGACAACGGTGGGAGGTAAGTCAAGCAGCATCTCAGCTATCTTGTGTCCTATCAGTGGAAGTTTTGATGAATCAACAGCTGTTCCTCCAACACCATCAGTAGAAAGCCATTCACCCAAGATTCCTCCAGCTCTGTCCGTTACCCCAACCTTCACTGAATCTCCTGAAGATATCTCAaccaagacagaaagagatggatTACCCTCCCCCAAACACACTTTTGAACAAACAAGTGGTCTCTCTGAGATGTTGGACCTGGCAGGAGCCCTGCCTAGACGATCACTAGAAAAGAGGGAGATGGACCATAGACGAAAGTCTGTACCCGCCAATGTATCAGCTCTGGTGGGGAGTTCTTTGGCTAAACTTGCCCTGGGAGAACAGACGCCGAGAGTGATGGAAGGGGAAagccagctggaggagctgggctACTGTGTCTTCAGTGAGTACTCAGGGCCCATGCCCTCCCCTGCAGACCTCCCTAGTCCAGGGCACTCCCCTCATCAgcatttcccttcagtggagagtgagggggaggaggaactTGGAGCTATTAAAGCCAAAGATGATCAGAAAGTTGCAATGAAACAACCAGACCAAAAAGAAGTTGTCACTGACATTTCTCAGAAAATTGTGGTTGAGAAGAAGGAAGTTCTTGGAGCACCAGTGAAGTCTACTATGATGCTTGAAAGAGCTGTGACAACTGGCATGAAACCTGATCGCCTAAGGATCCCTGTGACCTCTAAAGACCGACTGTCTGAATTTCGTTTGGAGAGTGGTTTGCCCGATGACATCAAGATCCAAGCTATCCCTGAGGTAGAGGTGGAAAAGGACCCTTCCAGAGAGGCCTCTCCTATTCCACCAGACAATTCATTTACTTTTAGTACTAGCGGAATTGGAGGTAAGGGTTCCCTGACTCCCACCACCCCCAAGTCTCCAGATGATGCATCTTCAGAATTTCATGTCACTGGGGAGGGAACCAAGACTGTTATGTCTGATGTCAAAGCAGAAAAGGATCTAGAGTCTgagaatattaataataaacaGTCAGAGTCgaacaaagagatgaagaaatgTGACTGTGATCATCAAATCAGGACTGGTGAAGAATCAGAGGTAGCAAAAATGGATGAATCCTCAGGAAAGAGTTTAGAAAAAGAGCGCGAAAAGTGTCAAAGTGAGCATGGGATAACTGGAACATttgaagaaacagaaacaggaaccCAAGAGGCATCAAAAGCTGGTCAGCATCCTCTCATTGAGAAACCCACAGTTGAGAAAGATGCCCAAAACCAGTTAGGGGAGATCAATCAGAAAGGCCCTGTGATACCACCAGTATCTTCCCCAGTCATCATCATACCTCAAGCacaagtggaggaggaggcagaggaagaggactATGTTGAGATTGCTGAAGAGCCTCAAGAGATAATGGAGGAATCTGAAGAGTCTGTGCTTCCCAAGGAGCAAGCACACGAGTGTCTCCTCAGAGAGGAGGCgaaggagggaaaaacaaaagaggaggTGAGGCTAGTGGAAGGTATTCAGATGACTGAAGATGAGCCTAAGTCTGGAGCAGAAGAATCAAGTCACAGTGGACAAATCAGTAATGAGGGGGAACCTGATACAGACAgctctcacctgtctgcctgctctgACCACGATCTGCCACAGTTACCTCTGGAAAGAGGTAAAAATGAGGAGATGAAAGAGGACAGGGTAGTAGACAAGCCCCAAAAAGccaaggaaggagagaagaaagaggaggatgagaggcAAGGACAAGTAGAGGAAGAGGACAAGGAGAAGGAAGTTGAATCTGCCAAGTCagatgaagagaaagaagaaagggaaaagatGGATGATAAGGATAGCGAGGAAAGAACACAAGAGGAGGGTTATAGAGAAGAAGAGAGCAAAGACATTGAGATtggtgaggaggtggaggagaccTCTTGTATGCTCAGCCAGACCAGTCAGACAGCTAACGATGAAACCACCATGGATGTCTCCATCAGTGGCTGGATGGACTCACAAG ATGATGATATAAGTGTCATGACTGAGAAAATTGAAGCCCTTCCTCAGACCCAGAGTCCTACCAGTACACCTGTGGTGGACAGACCCGCTAAACGGGCCCCTGGCAGAGAGAAGGGCCGCTGTGACACCACTGAGAGTAAAGTGTCCCGCAAAGTGCCCAGCCACCATCCAAGAGACGAgatgaagaagagaaaag TGGGCATGAGGAGGGCTGAACAGAATAAGGTGTCAGCCCTCCAAAGTCGCTCTCCATCTCGAAAGAGTGTAGTCAAAGCGGCGGCCAGACAACCTAGGCCTGCTCTGCTTCACGGCTCTGCTAGACGCAAGGCCACAG GCATGGAGGGCCACCAGCCACTCAGTGTGGCCAACCAGTCCAGGGAGAGGCCCACT GAGAGAGCCTACCGCAGCCCAGAGAAGAGGTCATCCCTGCCCAGGCCAGCCAAATCTCTGACACGCCACATCCCTGCTGCTGAACAAGAGGACAGCAGCACCCCCCGCAGGCCAACAT CGATCCGTACTGAGTCCAGAGCGGACAGCAAGTCTGGAAGAGCCCCTAGTATGGCAG GTACAGACTCTGCACGCTCCCGGTCGGTGCGTAGCGGTGCTTCCACCCCTGGCTCCACCGCCGTCACACCCGGCACTCCGCCCAGCTACTCCTGCCGCACTCCTGGATCGCGCACCCCTGGCAGCCATACGCCCAAGTCCTTCAGCCTCCTGCAGGAGAAGAAGATTGCGGTGATCCGGACCCCGCCAAAGTCACCCTCCTCTGCCCAGAAGCAGCTGAAGGTCCTCAATCAGCCCCTGCCCGACCTCAAGAATGTCAAGTCAAAGATCGGCTCCACCTCCAACTTAAAGCACCAGCCGAAAGGAGGACAG GTCTTTATTCCAAGCGTTAAACTGGACTATAGCCATGTTCAGTCTAAATGTGGCTCCCTGGACAAAATCCAGCACCATGCAGGCGGAGGACAT GTCCAAATCCAGTCCAAGAAGATAGATGTGAGCCATGTTACTGCCAAATGTGGCTCCATGTCCAACATTCACCACAGACCAG GTGGCGGTCATGTGCGTATAGAGAACGTGAAGCTGGACTTCAAAGAAAAGGCCCATGCCAAGGTTGGCTCCATGGACAATGCCAGCCATGTTCCTGGAGGGGGGAACATTAtg ATTGAGAGCCACAAGCTGATGTTCCGGGAAACGGCCAAGGCTCGAGTGGACCATGGTGCGGAAATCGTCGTCACCCACTCCCCTGGGGGTGAGACGGGGGGCAATTCCCCTCGCCTGTCCTCTGCCGGCAGCATCAACCTCCTGGAGTCTCCCCAGCTCTCCACGCTGGCCCAAGATGTCACCGCTGCCCTGGCCAAGCAGGGCTTATGA